One genomic window of Mus pahari chromosome 23, PAHARI_EIJ_v1.1, whole genome shotgun sequence includes the following:
- the Ncf1 gene encoding neutrophil cytosol factor 1 produces MGDTFIRHIALLGFEKRFVPSQHYVYMFLVKWQDLSEKVVYRKFTEIYEFHKMLKEMFPIEAGEIHTENRIIPHLPAPRWFDGQRAAESRQGTLTEYFNSLMGLPVKISRCPHLLDFFKVRPDDLKLPTDSQVKKPETYLMPKDGKNNVADITGPIILQTYRAIADYEKSSGTEMTVATGDVVDVVEKSESGWWFCQMKTKRGWVPASYLEPLDSPDEAEDPDPNYEGEPYVTIKAYAAVEEDEVSLSEGEAIEVIHKLLDGWWVVRKGDITGYFPSMYLQKAGEEITQAQRQIRGRGAPPRRSTIRNAQSIHQRSRKRLSQDTYRRNSVRFLQQRRRPARPGPQSKDGAKDNPSTPRVKPQPAVPPRPSSDLILHRCTESTKRKLTSAV; encoded by the exons GTGTACATGTTCCTGGTTAAGTGGCAGGACCTGTCGGAGAAGGTGGTCTACAGGAAATTCACCGAGATCTACGagttccat AAAATGCTAAAGGAGATGTTCCCCATTGAGGCCGGTGAGATCCACACAGAGAACAGAATCATCCCGCACCTCCCGG CACCCAGGTGGTTTGATGGGCAGCGAGCCGCTGAGAGCCGTCAGGGCACGCTCACCGAGTACTTCAACAGCCTCATGGGTCTGCCCGTGAAGATCTCCCGCTGCCCACACCTGCTGGACTTCTTCAAAGTGCGCCCCGATGACTTGAAACTGCCCACGGACAGCCA GGTGAAGAAGCCAGAGACATACCTGATGCCCAAAGATGGCAAGAATAACGTAGCTG ACATCACAGGCCCCATCATCCTTCAGACCTATCGGGCCATCGCTGACTACGAGAAGAGTTCAGGAACGGAGATGACTGTGGCAACGGGAGATGTGGTGGATGTCGTGGAGAAAAGCGAGAGTg gatgGTGGTTTTGCCAGATGAAGACAAAGCGAGGTTGGGTCCCTGCATCCTATCTGGAGCCCCTTGACAGTCCCGACGAGGCGGAGGATCCGGATCCCAACTACGAAG GTGAACCGTATGTAACCATCAAAGCGTACGCTGCTGTAGAAGAGGACGAGGTGTCCCTGTCTGAGGGTGAAGCCATCGAGGTCATTCATAAGCTCCTGGATGGCTGGTGGGTGGTCAG gaaaggggatatcaccGGCTACTTCCCATCCATGTATCTGCAGAAGGCTGGGGAGGAGATAACCCAGGCCCAGCGACAGATCAGAGGCCGCGGGGCACCACCTCGAAG GTCGACCATCCGCAACGCACAGAGCATCCACCAGCGTTCTCGGAAGCGCCTCAGCCAGGACACCTATCGCCGCAACAGCGTCCGATTCCTGCAGCAGCGCAGACGCCCGGCGCGACCCGGGCCGCAGAGCAAGGATGGCGCAAAGG ACAATCCATCGACTCCGCGGGTCAAACCACAACCCGCGGTGCCTCCGCGACCCAGCTCGGACCTCATCCTGCACCGCTGCACGGAGAGCACCAAGCGGAAGCTGACGTCCGCTGTGTGA